TTAATCCTTATATCGGAATTCCAGAGGATGAGGGGACAGAAGGCGGACACAACAATTTGTGTTGGCAATCCTGCCGAAGATAGGGATCTTCGGCAGGGAACGGGAAAGGGAATTTCATGACTTCTGTTCTGATAGTGGATGACGATGTCTCCACCATTATGGACCTTGAAATGGCCATCCCGCAATTGGGCTACGAACTGGTGGGCATCGCCCGTACAGGGAGGGCTGCCGTGCAAATGGCAAGGGACCTGCGTCCGGATATCATCCTGATGGATATCGTCATGCCCGGGGAGATCGACGGCATTGCCGCTGCGGAGATCGTCAAAAGGGAACTCAACATCCCCTCCATTTTTCTGACCGGATACGATGACGAGGAACTTCTTGAAAGGGCAACCCGGGTGGAGGCATACGGGTACATAATGAAACCGGTCAGCGACGCCCAGGCGCGGTCCGCCATCGAGATTGCCCTTTCCAAGAAAAGGGCGGACGACCGGATCAGGGAAACAAATGCCATCCTGAAACAAGACATCGAGGGCACCCATCAACAGCTGAAGCAGGCTGCGGAGAAGATAAGGGCCCTCCTGAACGCCTCTGGCGACGCCCAGCTCCTGTTGGACCATCGGGGGGTGGTGATCATGGCCAACGAGACGGCAGGCAAATGGCTCGGAATACCGGTGGAAAGTCTGGCGGATCGATGCATATATGATCTCTATCCGCCGGAAGTGGCCCGATTGCAGAAGAGCCGGTCGGAAATCGTCATGCAGACGGGTATCCCGTGTCGATTTCAAGACGAGAAGGGCGGAAAGGTGTTCGAAACCGTCATCTGCCCCATATCCGACGGGTCTGAAGATGAGCCCTATCTGGCGGTCTGCTGCAGGGATATCACCGAATCCGAGCGGGTGCGTCGCATGCTGGGAGAAAAGGAGAAACTGCTGGAGACACAAACCAGCCAGCTTTCGGCCATGAATACTGCGCTGGAAGTCCTGTTGCGGAAATCGAGCCAGACCAGGAGAAGGGTCGAAGAGGAGTTTCTGGTGACGGTCGGGGAACATCTTGTTCCGTATGTCCGGAAGTTAAAGGCCTGCTCCCTCGAAGGCGAGGTCAAGGACTGCGTGATGGCCATCGATTCCGGCCTGGAGAATCTGGCCGCGCCCTTTTCGGGGAATGTCTCCCTGTTGCAGTTCGGACTGACCCACAAAGAGATTCAGGTGGCGAAGCTTATCCTGGGTGGGAAATCAAGCAAGGAGATCGCCGATAGATTGAACCTGACAAAGGGCACCATCGACTTTCACCGGAACAATATCCGTGAAAAACTGGGTATCAAAAACAAGAAAATATGCCTGGCCGTCTACCTGGGCACCCTTCAGTAATCTCCCCTCTATCTGAAAATCACAGGCGAGTCCAAACGCTATCGTCCGTATACGTCCCTCCTGCCGGACCTTCCCATATCCTCAGACGACCAAAGCTCCAATTGGAATAATATAAGGTTTATCCCTATATTTTTCTTATATTTTTCCTATATTGACATTTATTATGATCTTTAGTTAAATCCCTTTTCCAATTGTTTCTTCAATATCGAGCCTTGAATTGAGTCTTGCAGACCTGTTTTTTTCCTTTTGGCTGAATACCCATTGCGCGTTTTTCAGAAAGGCGTAAAAAGAAAAGAGAGAAAAGAGTGTAATTTTCACGGGAGTTTTTGCCGTTTACAGGAGGATAAAAAATGATACGAAGAATCAGTTCCTTTTTGTTTGCAATGGCCCTGTGTTTCTCAGCCTCTGCAGCAAATGCACAGGATCCCGCGGATTACCTCAAGCCGGACGGCACCATCAACGAAGAAAGATTGTCAGCGGATATTCAATCCGGTGCCGTATCCGATCCGGTCTCTCTGACCGGCGCACTGGTCTCAGCCGTTCCAGCACAGGCAGCGGTCATTGCCGGAGTAATCGCGGCAGCGGCCCCGGCGGAACTTGCGCCCCAGATAGCCGCAGCCGCCGTATCCGCGGCCCCGGACCAGGCAGACAGCATCGCCGCCGCGGTCAAGGCCGCCCGCCCGGAAATGGCAAGACAGATCGACGATGCCGTGGCTGCGGCCAAAGCGGCTGCCGAGGCCGCCACGGAAACCACTGCGGAGACCACCACTGCCGAGACCACCACCTCGACCACCACTTCGAC
The Deltaproteobacteria bacterium genome window above contains:
- a CDS encoding response regulator; protein product: MTSVLIVDDDVSTIMDLEMAIPQLGYELVGIARTGRAAVQMARDLRPDIILMDIVMPGEIDGIAAAEIVKRELNIPSIFLTGYDDEELLERATRVEAYGYIMKPVSDAQARSAIEIALSKKRADDRIRETNAILKQDIEGTHQQLKQAAEKIRALLNASGDAQLLLDHRGVVIMANETAGKWLGIPVESLADRCIYDLYPPEVARLQKSRSEIVMQTGIPCRFQDEKGGKVFETVICPISDGSEDEPYLAVCCRDITESERVRRMLGEKEKLLETQTSQLSAMNTALEVLLRKSSQTRRRVEEEFLVTVGEHLVPYVRKLKACSLEGEVKDCVMAIDSGLENLAAPFSGNVSLLQFGLTHKEIQVAKLILGGKSSKEIADRLNLTKGTIDFHRNNIREKLGIKNKKICLAVYLGTLQ